A genomic region of Rhodococcus qingshengii JCM 15477 contains the following coding sequences:
- a CDS encoding IS630 family transposase: MSRRGPSAVEITLSSAERAELTRRAESADRRQSERARIVLACAEGASNAGVARDLNAAVATVAKWRRKFAADRLDGLADAGRSGRPKPELALNDDERAQLAAWARSAKTAQRLAMRAKIVLRCAEGRTNKQTAIDLGVDESTVDRWRQRFITGRLGGLADEPRLGRPPSILLDQVEDVVIATLESTPGRGTHWSRAAMAERTGLSKSTIGRIWRKFDLKPHLQDSFKLSTDPVFIEKVVDVVGLYHNPAEKAVALCVDEKSQIQPFDRSRPPIMPDTPQCGTHDYLRHSITSLYAAFDIADGTVISALHRRHRAVEFRKFLTTIDKAVPCQLDVHLVCDNCPTHNTPEIKAWLARHPRFHVHFTPTGSSWMNQVERWFGLLTAKLIRRGVHTSVEVLEKDIAAWIDEWNDNPRPFRWTKTADEILESLADYLAKVNPNTTKQVNN, encoded by the coding sequence ATGTCACGTCGTGGACCTTCGGCAGTCGAGATCACCTTGTCCTCGGCCGAGCGCGCCGAGCTGACACGTAGAGCCGAGTCGGCGGACCGGCGACAGTCCGAACGGGCACGCATCGTGTTGGCCTGCGCCGAAGGTGCGTCGAACGCCGGCGTGGCACGCGATCTCAATGCCGCGGTGGCGACGGTGGCGAAATGGCGACGCAAGTTCGCCGCCGACCGGCTCGACGGACTGGCCGATGCCGGGCGCAGCGGACGCCCGAAGCCAGAGTTGGCGCTGAACGACGACGAACGCGCGCAGCTAGCAGCGTGGGCACGAAGCGCGAAAACCGCTCAGCGCCTTGCGATGCGAGCCAAGATCGTGCTGCGTTGCGCCGAGGGCAGGACGAACAAGCAAACCGCCATCGATCTCGGTGTCGACGAGTCGACCGTCGATCGGTGGCGGCAGCGATTCATCACCGGCCGGCTCGGCGGGCTGGCTGACGAGCCCCGGCTCGGTCGGCCGCCGTCGATCCTGCTCGACCAGGTCGAAGACGTGGTCATCGCGACCTTGGAATCGACGCCTGGTAGGGGCACTCACTGGTCGCGGGCGGCGATGGCGGAGCGGACCGGTCTGTCGAAATCGACCATCGGCCGGATCTGGCGCAAGTTCGACCTCAAACCGCATCTGCAGGACTCGTTCAAGTTGTCCACCGACCCGGTATTCATTGAGAAAGTGGTCGATGTTGTTGGCTTGTACCATAATCCGGCGGAGAAGGCAGTCGCGCTCTGCGTCGATGAGAAGTCCCAGATCCAGCCTTTCGACCGGTCGCGACCTCCGATCATGCCCGACACTCCGCAATGCGGCACCCACGACTATCTCCGTCACAGCATCACCAGCCTGTACGCGGCGTTCGACATCGCCGACGGCACCGTCATCAGCGCCCTGCACCGCCGCCACCGCGCCGTCGAATTCCGTAAGTTCCTGACCACCATCGACAAGGCTGTACCCTGTCAACTCGACGTGCATCTGGTGTGCGACAACTGCCCCACCCACAACACTCCCGAGATCAAGGCGTGGCTGGCCCGACATCCCCGCTTCCACGTCCACTTCACCCCGACCGGTTCGAGTTGGATGAATCAGGTCGAACGCTGGTTCGGCCTGCTCACCGCCAAACTCATCCGCCGCGGCGTTCACACCTCGGTCGAAGTTCTTGAAAAGGACATCGCCGCGTGGATCGACGAATGGAACGACAATCCCCGCCCCTTCCGCTGGACCAAGACCG